The genomic segment CGCAAAAAAGGCTGAAGAGATACAAGTGTTTGATATGAGCGGGGATGATTATTTCGTAAAGGCCGTAGTTATCGCTACTACGCTTGGCGAGAGGCACGCTTACTCGCTGAGCGAGGATCTAAAAGAGGAGCTTAAACCTCTTGGAGAAAAATTTATAGGTACAGAAAGCTCTCCTGATTGGATCGTAATGGACCTTGGAGACATTTTGATACATCTTTTAAGTCCAGCTTACAGAGCAAAATACAACATCGAAGAGTTTTTGCAAAAGCTAAAAACTAGCAAAGAGTCTTAACAAAAATAAGCGAAGAGCAAATAAGCCATAAAAATATAAAAAATGCTAGCAAAAATGGCTTTTTGCCCGTCGCTTTAAATATACTCCTATCTATCCCAAACCCCAATGCACACATAGCAACACAAAGGCAAATGCTAGCAGCCAGCTTTAAAATTTGCATCAAATTTTCAGGGAAAAATGGCAAAGATCTAACGCAGATCGCTGCTAGGAAAAATAGCGCAAACCAAGGTATGCTCTTTAGCTTTGAGCCGCCACTATTTTGGCTTAAATTTAAGAAATTTAGCAAAAACAAAAATGGCACGAGCATGATGACACGAAGCATTTTTATGATGACCGCAGTGCTACTTGCTGTGCCGTCAAATGCCGCTGAGGCTGCGACTACGTGGGCTACTTCGTGAAGTGAGCCGCCGATAAAAAAGCCGGTTTGTTGCGGTGTGAGAGCTAGAAATTTAGCGATAAATGGATAGATAAACATGCCAATCGTCCCAAAGAGCACCACCGTGCAAATGGCGATAGCAAGCTTGTTTGCGTCTGCTTTTATCTCATTTTGAGTAGCCATAACAGCAGCTGCTCCGCATATACTTGCCCCTGAGCCAATGAGCACAGCACTATCCCTGCTAAGCCCCAAGGCTTTGGCTACAAAAAGTGCAAAGCAAAAGGTCGCAAAGACCATAAAAGCTGCGTATATCACGCCTAGAGTGCCGACACTTGCGATCTCGATAAGGCTTATGTTAAAGCCAAAAAGTATGATGCCTAGCCTTAAAATTTGCTTCCCAGCAATCGCTACGACGCCACTAGATTTTAAAATTTGAGTCTGTTTGGTAAAAAGATTTGCAAAAACGGCACCTAAAATGATAGAGATGATGAGCGGACTGGTGTGAAATTTAACTAAAAGTGTGTTTGAGAGCATAAAAGAAATGGCACAAATCAGCGCTAGAATAAGCGCAGCGAGAATTTTATGAGACATATTTTAACCTTAATCTATTTTTTAAAAATGCAATTAGCACGTTTGGGTATAATTAGACGAATTTTATAATGCAAATTTAAAATAAAGATAAAGGGATAGGGCATGATCATCCTTGGCGAGAAATATGCTTTTACCAGCTTAGAACTAGAAATGCTTAGAAAGAAATTTGGTCAAGTAAATTTTTTATCCCATGAAAATAGCGACGCAAAAGCCTTGCGAAGCGCACTAGAAAATCTCATAAAATCAGGCGATCAAAGGCTAATCGTGCTAAATACCGCAAAGCCAGTTGATGGCAAACTGGTGAGATTTCTCACGCTTTTGCAGTTTAAAACGAAGTATAAAAAGATAAAATTTCTAAACGTAGAGAATTTTTTAGAAATTTATCTGCACAAATGTTATATCCCAGAAAATGGGGAAAATCTTAATTTTTTAGATGAGATAAGGCCTTATGGTGCCTTTGATTACGCACTGAAGCGAATGATCGATTATACTAGCTGCTTGATACTTTTCATCTTGCTTTTTTGCCTAAAATTTTATGTAAAAAGAAAGATAGACGAGCAATCGCCTGGAAGCCTTTACTTTTTACAAAGTAGAGTTGGGCTAGACAACAAGGAATTTGAGTGCATAAAATTTCGCTCGATGATGGAAGATGCCGAGAAAGATGGGGCAAAATTTGCTAGTGAAAATGATGAGAGAGTGTTTGAGTTTGGCGAATTTATGCGAAAAACTCGTATAGACGAGGTGCCGCAGTGTATAAATGTCTTTCGAGGACAAATGCATCTGATAGGTCCAAGGCCTGAGCGAAGACACTGGATAAATTTCTTTGAAAAAGAGATCCCTTACTACAATGAACGCCACATCGTTCGCCCAGGGATAACTGGCTGGGCACAGGTAAACTACCCTTATGGCTCAAATACACACGACGCCAAACAAAAACTCATGTATGATCTTTATTACATCAAACACTGGTCGCT from the Campylobacter concisus genome contains:
- a CDS encoding YeiH family protein → MSHKILAALILALICAISFMLSNTLLVKFHTSPLIISIILGAVFANLFTKQTQILKSSGVVAIAGKQILRLGIILFGFNISLIEIASVGTLGVIYAAFMVFATFCFALFVAKALGLSRDSAVLIGSGASICGAAAVMATQNEIKADANKLAIAICTVVLFGTIGMFIYPFIAKFLALTPQQTGFFIGGSLHEVAHVVAASAAFDGTASSTAVIIKMLRVIMLVPFLFLLNFLNLSQNSGGSKLKSIPWFALFFLAAICVRSLPFFPENLMQILKLAASICLCVAMCALGFGIDRSIFKATGKKPFLLAFFIFLWLICSSLIFVKTLC
- a CDS encoding sugar transferase; this translates as MIILGEKYAFTSLELEMLRKKFGQVNFLSHENSDAKALRSALENLIKSGDQRLIVLNTAKPVDGKLVRFLTLLQFKTKYKKIKFLNVENFLEIYLHKCYIPENGENLNFLDEIRPYGAFDYALKRMIDYTSCLILFILLFCLKFYVKRKIDEQSPGSLYFLQSRVGLDNKEFECIKFRSMMEDAEKDGAKFASENDERVFEFGEFMRKTRIDEVPQCINVFRGQMHLIGPRPERRHWINFFEKEIPYYNERHIVRPGITGWAQVNYPYGSNTHDAKQKLMYDLYYIKHWSLWLEIKIVVKTIAIIFEKKGI